The Cyanobacteria bacterium GSL.Bin1 genome includes the window CGTTGCAAATTGGCGGAGATAATCCTGAACAAGCTGCCGAATGTGCTCGCATTGCTGCCGATTGGGGCTACGATGAGATTAATCTCAATGTGGGCTGTCCCAGTGATCGAGTCAAAAGCGGGAACTTTGGCGCGTGCTTAATGGCACAACCGGAGATTGTGGCGCGGGTGGTAGAGGCGATGCAACAGGCGGTCGATCTGCCCGTTACCGTCAAGCATCGCATTGGAGTTGATGAGCGCGATCGCTATGAAGATCTGGCAGATTTTGTGAAAACCGTTGCCAATGCTGGCTGTGGGAGATTTACAATTCATGCCCGTAAAGCATGGTTACAGGGCTTGAGTCCAAAAGAAAACCGCAATGTTCCCCCCTTACGCTATGCCGATGTTTATCGTCTCAAACAGGACTTTCCCCAGCTTTTTATTGAAATGAATGGCGGGATCAAAACGTTCTCTGAAATTAAAGACCATTTGCAGCAGGTTGATGCGGTGATGATTGGACGGGCGGCTTATGATAACCCTTATTTATTCGCTGCGGTGGATCAAGCGATTTATGGAGAAGAAAACCCCTCTAGCAGTATGAAAGATGTGGTAACCGCCATGCTTCCTTATGTTGAGTATTGGGTCAGTCAGGGCATCAAACTCAACCGGATAACGCGCCATCTAATCCATTTATTTAATGGACAACCGGGGGCAAAAGCTTGGCGGCGCTATCTCACGGAAAAAGGGTGTGAATCTCACTCGGGTGCAGAAGTGGTTGAACAAGCCTTAGCGTTAGTCCAACATCGTCTTTAAACCGCGACGAGGGGTCCATTGAATGGCCCCGTTTTGTCCGGTGACGTAGAAATCAATCTCTTTTTGAGTCAGGCTTGCTTGCAGTTCCTCGGAGACTTGATTCGTTACCGCGATCGCGCTTTCTAATCCGACTG containing:
- the dusA gene encoding tRNA dihydrouridine(20/20a) synthase DusA, which produces MKTSLLTPSTQTKPKFKPSDLVKGNPLSVAPMMDRTDRHFRYLMRQITRQTLLYTEMVTIPAIINGDRAKLLDFSPAEHPLALQIGGDNPEQAAECARIAADWGYDEINLNVGCPSDRVKSGNFGACLMAQPEIVARVVEAMQQAVDLPVTVKHRIGVDERDRYEDLADFVKTVANAGCGRFTIHARKAWLQGLSPKENRNVPPLRYADVYRLKQDFPQLFIEMNGGIKTFSEIKDHLQQVDAVMIGRAAYDNPYLFAAVDQAIYGEENPSSSMKDVVTAMLPYVEYWVSQGIKLNRITRHLIHLFNGQPGAKAWRRYLTEKGCESHSGAEVVEQALALVQHRL